A segment of the Sanyastnella coralliicola genome:
GCAGGCTAAGCGCGACTAATCTTTTCATCCAATTAATTCAGTAATCCGGGCTACGATGTCTTTGGCAACATCTGCCTTCGATTTCAACTCAAAGCTAGCTATTTTATTGCGTTTGTCGATCAGCGTGACCTTGTTCGTATCATGTCCGAATCCTGCTCCGGGATCCTTCAATGAGTTCAATACTATAAGGTCGAGATTCTTTCGCTCTAGCTTGCCTTGGGCATTTTCTAGTTCGTTATCTGTTTCCAAGGCGAAACCAACCAATAACTGTTCGGGTCTCTTTTGGCTACCCAATGTTTTCAAGACATCCGTCGTTGGTTCGAGTTCGATCTTGAGCTCGTTTTCCGACTTCTTCATTTTGTGATTCACCACTGTTTTAGGTCGGTAATCAGCTACAGCAGCTGACATGACAGTGATATCAGAAGAAGCGAAGCGTTCCGCGCTAGCGGCTAAAAGATCATCAGCAGACACAATGCGGACAACTTCCACGGCAGGATTGTCATATGGGACATTCGTCGGCCCCAAAATCAAGGTAACGTCAGCGCCTTTAGCAGCTAGTTCGTTAGCAACGGCCATTCCCATTTTACCTGAGCTGTGATTTCCGATGAAGCGTACTGCATCAATGGATTCGTAGGTTGGTCCGGCGGTTACCATGGCTTTCCTACCCGCGAGTGGGGCACGATCGCCAAAGAACTTTTCGAGTGCCGTAACAATAGCTTC
Coding sequences within it:
- the coaBC gene encoding bifunctional phosphopantothenoylcysteine decarboxylase/phosphopantothenate--cysteine ligase CoaBC, giving the protein MSSIPHILRGKNILLGITGSIAAYKAAFLVRLLRKAGAEVKVVMSPGSEEFITPLTLATLAKNPVHSDFTEDKHTGEWTNHVELGLWADVMLIAPATANTLAKMVSGECDNLLMAVLLSARCPVMVAPAMDLDMFTHEATQHNLKMLREREVTVIEPGTGELASGLEGKGRMEEPEAIVTALEKFFGDRAPLAGRKAMVTAGPTYESIDAVRFIGNHSSGKMGMAVANELAAKGADVTLILGPTNVPYDNPAVEVVRIVSADDLLAASAERFASSDITVMSAAVADYRPKTVVNHKMKKSENELKIELEPTTDVLKTLGSQKRPEQLLVGFALETDNELENAQGKLERKNLDLIVLNSLKDPGAGFGHDTNKVTLIDKRNKIASFELKSKADVAKDIVARITELIG